The Clostridia bacterium genome segment TATTTTCTCTCGCTCAGCTAAATTTTGCAGTAATAAAGCAGCCCGTTCATAATTTCCCCAAAGACAATAGAAATAAGCCCAGAAAACAAAAAACCAATAGTGCCCACGTTTTTTTAGTTGTTGAAAAATAAAAAACCACATAAACCCCACCCCTAATTACCATATTTTACCATATAATTAAGTCTTCTCCTTTACTTTCCTTTTTCCTGCTTGTGGAAAAAACTATTCTAAATCAAGGAAAAAAGACATATGGTTAATATAAACAGATACAAAGGGGGTGGAAAAACTGGCTTTAAATATTTCCCCAAGAATAATCTTTAAAGGCCTTTTATTTACTTGTTTTTTAACTCTAATACTTTGTCTTTTCTTTAGTCTTTGCCTACAATATACACCTCTTTCCGAAAGTATGCTGCCTAAAGGTACCAGCTTTATTTTTTTTATCAGCATGTTTCTTGGTGCAACCAAAACCGCCTATACTGCTGGTAATAAAGGAATCGTTTATAGTAGTTCAGTGAGTTTTGCCTACTTACTGTTAATCATTTTAGGCGGAATTATTTGCTTACCGACCCTGTTTACTTTTTCCTTATTTTTAAAAAAAATCTTCTTAACCATTATTTGTGGTATTTTAGGCGGAATTATTGGTATTGGACTAATTCCCTATTAAAAAAAGGAGTAAAAAACTCCTTTTTTAAGTTGGCTCCTTTTTTAATAATCGTAAAATAAATTTTGGTAAAGGTATAAAAAACAAGGCTCTAATATCACGCATACTATTCACCTACTTTCAATTTCCGATTTTCTCCGCTATCCTTATGTTATTAATTGCCAGACAAAAAGTTACTGATTTGCCCTAATTTTACAGTTTGGGAAGTTTAAAATTACTAATCATCAGAATTGAAAGCAGTACCACTAGTAATGGATAAACATAAATAATTAAACACTGTTTAAAAAATATTGAAAAAGCCAAAAAGGAACCAGCAAAAGTAATCGGGATGCCAACAAAATGAGTTTGGCAATTTAAAATATTAAATCGAGCCAAACGAATGGCCCCACATAAAGCAAAAAAAATAGCTAAACAAAATCCCCAGAGGCCATACCTGCATAAAACAGCGGCATAAACTAATAAAGCCGGGGCCACGCCAAAAGATACCAAATCAGCCAATGAGTCTAACTCCTTACCAAAATCAGAAGTAGTTTTAAATCTTCTAGCCAAGCGGCCATCCAAACCATCAAAAACCATCGCCATTAAAATTGTCAAAGATGCCTCCCGGTACTGAGCTTCCATAGTAAAGCACAAAGCAGCAATTCCCAAACTTAAATTAGTCAAAGTAATTAAATTAGGCACAACTTGTTTAAGCATAATTTGCTTCCTCCCTATTAAGAGAACTATTCAACATCAAATCTAGACATGCTTATTTTTTTCGCTAAACCACTGTTCTACAGCTACTTTAATTTCTTGCGTATCCCCTGCTAAATAACGTTTTTGAGGCAGTGAACGCAAAAAAACCCGCCCATAGCGCTTTTTTAGTAGACGATTATCTAAAATAATCACCGTCCCCCAATCATCTTTAGTCCTAATTAAGCGTCCATATCCTTGACGAAATCTCAAGACAGCCCGCGGTAAACTATAATTAAAAAATCCACTTTTCCCCTCCTTTTCCACTGCCTCAACTCGAGCCTCGATTAAAGGATTATTAGGTGGCCAAAAAGGCAATCTTACCATAATTACCGCAGTTAACAAAGAACCTGGCAAATCAATCCCTTCCCAAAAAGTATTAGAACCAAAAATAATAGCTTTTTCATTATTCTTAAGTTCCTCCAAAAGAACATAACGGCGTCCGTCAATGCGGTCAGCATATAGTTCTAGACCTTTTTCTTTTAAGGGTGCTTTTAAAGCATAATACATAGCCTGGAGTTGTCGATGGGCTGTAAACAGCACCAAAGTACGACCAGTGGTAGCCTCCAAAATTTCCTGTAGGGCTTTTTGTAAAGCTATGTTAAATTCTTCTCCATTGGTACGAGCTGGATCAGGAAGACTTTGGTCAATTAAAAGTAAGGATTGCTGTTCATAATTAAAAGGTGAAGTTATTTGCAGTGTATCAACTAATTTAGGTGGTAAACCAATGCGTTCTATTAAAAAATCAAATTTTCCGGCAACACTCAGGGTAGCTGAAGTCAAAACTACACTTTTCAATTTAGAAAACAAAAACTCTTGAAAAAGAACTGCAATATTCAAGGGTGTTATTTGTAATAAAAGATCACTAGGCCTATAGCCAACTTCCAACCAATAGATAGCCTGGTCATCCTTCCGATCAAAAAAACGTTTTCCTAAAGCCAAAAGATTTTTCAGTTCAGCATTATAAATCTTAAGTAATTGCTTTGTTTCCCTAAGCTTTTCCTCTGTTTCTAACAAATCTACTAGTTGGGCTAATAAAACTAAGAGAGCTTCCAATTCAAAAAAAAGCTGCCGATAACAAATTTTTAAATCCCGCCACCATTTTTTCTTTAAAGTAAAATGATCAATTCTTTGAGACCATTTAGTGATTAAAGGTGAGGAAGCTAAAATTTCTTCACCCTTTTTCTGAATTAATTGTGCACCTTTTTTCAAATCTTTAATTAGGGGCTCTGCCTTGGAAAAAAAGCGCTGTGGTAAATGTAAAAAATTCTTTTTTTCCCAATGGGCAACTTTTTTTAAAACTTCTCTTAGAGAAAAGGTCTCTGTAAACTGTTTGGCTCCCTCATCTTCCAAATGATGTGCTTCATCAATAATTAAATAATTATATTTAGGTAACAGTGCTTCTTGAGTTTTAATATCAGAAAAAAGTAAAGAATGATTAACAATAATCAAATCTGCTTGGGAAGCTTTTTTACGAGCTCGTTGATAAAAACATTCCTCTTTAAAAGGACATTTCATCCCCAGGCAATTTTCTTTGCTAGAAGCCAATTGAGAAAACAATTCTCTTTCTTCACCACGGAGAGTAATGGTATCACGATCTCCGGTTTTTTCATTAGCTAACCAATGTTCTAAACGAGCCAAGAAAATTTTTCCCGACCAATTTAAATTGACCGCTCTTTCACGCAGTAAATGCCATTCTCGCAAACAAAAATAATTATTTCTTCCTTTTAAAACTGCAGCCCGAAAATGAAAGGGTAGCTGTTTTTTTAAAAATTTAATTTCACTTTGCCACAACTGTTCCTGTAGTGCAATCGTATGAGTCGCCACCACCACTTTTTCATCCTGTGAAACAGCCCAAGCCAAAGCAGGAACCAAATAAGCCAAAGATTTACCAACACCGGTTCCAGCTTCCACAACTAAAAAACGCTGTTTCTCAAAAGCCCGGGCAACTGCTTTAAGCATTTCTAATTGCTGAGGTCGTTCTTCGTAAAAATTAAATCCCTGAGCAATACTCCCTTGCGGAGAAAATAAGTGCAGTAATTCCTTTAAATCCCAGGGGAAAAAATCGGAAATTTCCTCTGATGAAAATGAAGGTTCTATTTTTAAGGGCTCGGAAAATCCGACTTTTAACTTAGCACGTAAGATTTCCCCCCATAAACTGGTTAAACCTTGAGATTCATCACCTAAAAGCGAATAAATATTTTGCAGAGTAGCTAGTGGTAATTTTTGCAGCTCAGTTAACAAATGAAAAAATAATTTTTCAACAGCCAATGTATCAGCATAAGCTCGGTGAGCCGGTGTAGCTGATAATGAAAAACGTTTAATTAAATAACCTAAACTATAAGATGGCAAATGAGGATAAACGATTTTTGCTAATTGTA includes the following:
- a CDS encoding TIGR04086 family membrane protein, yielding MEKLALNISPRIIFKGLLFTCFLTLILCLFFSLCLQYTPLSESMLPKGTSFIFFISMFLGATKTAYTAGNKGIVYSSSVSFAYLLLIILGGIICLPTLFTFSLFLKKIFLTIICGILGGIIGIGLIPY
- the pssA gene encoding CDP-diacylglycerol--serine O-phosphatidyltransferase translates to MLKQVVPNLITLTNLSLGIAALCFTMEAQYREASLTILMAMVFDGLDGRLARRFKTTSDFGKELDSLADLVSFGVAPALLVYAAVLCRYGLWGFCLAIFFALCGAIRLARFNILNCQTHFVGIPITFAGSFLAFSIFFKQCLIIYVYPLLVVLLSILMISNFKLPKL
- a CDS encoding DEAD/DEAH box helicase family protein — protein: MDFTWLFLDLETTGLDSQVDHILEVAALTVKPGGQREAWQTLVNPGVPIPSKITLLTGIDETMLAVAPDSKQLEKELPEILAGKIIVAHNAPFDLGFLEALLGKLPNQWIDTLQLAKIVYPHLPSYSLGYLIKRFSLSATPAHRAYADTLAVEKLFFHLLTELQKLPLATLQNIYSLLGDESQGLTSLWGEILRAKLKVGFSEPLKIEPSFSSEEISDFFPWDLKELLHLFSPQGSIAQGFNFYEERPQQLEMLKAVARAFEKQRFLVVEAGTGVGKSLAYLVPALAWAVSQDEKVVVATHTIALQEQLWQSEIKFLKKQLPFHFRAAVLKGRNNYFCLREWHLLRERAVNLNWSGKIFLARLEHWLANEKTGDRDTITLRGEERELFSQLASSKENCLGMKCPFKEECFYQRARKKASQADLIIVNHSLLFSDIKTQEALLPKYNYLIIDEAHHLEDEGAKQFTETFSLREVLKKVAHWEKKNFLHLPQRFFSKAEPLIKDLKKGAQLIQKKGEEILASSPLITKWSQRIDHFTLKKKWWRDLKICYRQLFFELEALLVLLAQLVDLLETEEKLRETKQLLKIYNAELKNLLALGKRFFDRKDDQAIYWLEVGYRPSDLLLQITPLNIAVLFQEFLFSKLKSVVLTSATLSVAGKFDFLIERIGLPPKLVDTLQITSPFNYEQQSLLLIDQSLPDPARTNGEEFNIALQKALQEILEATTGRTLVLFTAHRQLQAMYYALKAPLKEKGLELYADRIDGRRYVLLEELKNNEKAIIFGSNTFWEGIDLPGSLLTAVIMVRLPFWPPNNPLIEARVEAVEKEGKSGFFNYSLPRAVLRFRQGYGRLIRTKDDWGTVIILDNRLLKKRYGRVFLRSLPQKRYLAGDTQEIKVAVEQWFSEKNKHV